A stretch of the Streptococcus himalayensis genome encodes the following:
- a CDS encoding HAD-IA family hydrolase, with amino-acid sequence MTSFIWDLDGTLLDSYDAILAGIEETYAHYDLEFNREAIRSFILQHSVWELLEKVAAENDLDARKLNAYRGSSLQEKNAQIHLMAGAKEVLTWAEDAGIANFVYTHKGANAHQVLADLGIAQYFTKIVTSADGFARKPHPAAIDYLVEKYDLDKASTYYIGDRRLDVEVAIHAGIQSINFQAYPSPVNQEISILLDIKTLKI; translated from the coding sequence ATGACGAGCTTTATTTGGGATTTAGACGGCACCTTACTGGATTCCTATGATGCGATTTTGGCAGGTATTGAGGAAACCTATGCTCATTATGACTTGGAGTTTAATCGTGAGGCGATTCGGAGCTTTATTTTACAGCATTCGGTCTGGGAATTGCTAGAAAAGGTAGCGGCAGAAAATGATTTGGACGCACGTAAGCTGAATGCCTACCGCGGTAGTAGCTTGCAGGAGAAAAATGCGCAGATTCATCTAATGGCAGGGGCCAAAGAAGTGTTGACTTGGGCAGAAGACGCAGGAATTGCTAACTTTGTCTACACCCACAAGGGAGCCAATGCCCATCAGGTCTTAGCTGATTTGGGGATTGCCCAGTATTTCACGAAAATTGTGACCAGTGCAGATGGCTTTGCGAGAAAGCCTCATCCAGCTGCCATTGATTATCTAGTGGAGAAATATGATTTAGACAAGGCTAGCACCTACTACATCGGGGACCGTCGGCTGGATGTGGAGGTAGCAATCCATGCCGGTATTCAAAGTATTAATTTTCAAGCCTACCCATCACCTGTCAATCAGGAAATTTCGATATTATTGGATATCAAAACTTTGAAGATATAA
- a CDS encoding MATE family efflux transporter: MVEYKKIMQIALPAMAENVLQMLMGMVDSYLVASLGLVAISGVSVAGNIIAIYQAIFIALGAAISSVLARSMGAGDQKSQANHATGALTMTLLMSLILGLISLCFGQEILSLLGTEKLVAEAGGIFLAIVGGTIVFLGLMTSLGALVRTTGNPRLPMYVSLLTNVLNAFFSSFFIFILDWGIVGVALGTVLARLVGVVVLWKSLTISFAKPSWSLDRELLRLSLPAAGERLMMRAGDVVIIALVVRFGTQAVAGNAIGEVLTQFNYMPAFGIATATVLLVARSLGQGNREEISQIARKSYWLTLGFMLPLALLIYAFGTPLTQLYTQDKEAVAASLLVILFSLLGTPFTIGTVIYTAVWQGLGNGKLPFYATTIGMWGIRIGTGYLLGVTLGLGLPGIWAGTLLDNAFRWLFLGLLYKKRIGA, translated from the coding sequence ATGGTAGAATACAAAAAAATAATGCAGATAGCCTTGCCAGCTATGGCAGAAAATGTCTTGCAAATGCTCATGGGGATGGTGGATAGTTACTTGGTGGCTAGTTTAGGCTTAGTCGCTATCTCAGGCGTATCTGTCGCAGGAAATATCATTGCGATTTATCAGGCCATTTTTATTGCCTTAGGAGCAGCTATTTCAAGTGTGTTAGCACGCAGTATGGGTGCAGGGGACCAAAAATCACAGGCTAATCATGCAACGGGAGCACTGACAATGACCCTATTGATGAGTCTCATCCTGGGCTTGATTTCCCTTTGCTTTGGACAAGAGATTCTCAGTTTATTAGGAACTGAAAAACTTGTGGCAGAAGCAGGAGGCATCTTTCTAGCCATTGTAGGTGGGACGATTGTCTTTTTAGGCTTAATGACCAGTCTGGGGGCCTTGGTACGCACGACTGGCAATCCTCGTTTGCCCATGTATGTTAGCTTGCTAACCAATGTTTTAAATGCATTTTTCTCTAGTTTTTTTATTTTCATCCTTGACTGGGGGATTGTAGGTGTTGCTCTAGGAACCGTTTTGGCTCGCCTAGTGGGGGTTGTGGTCTTGTGGAAATCCCTCACGATTTCCTTTGCTAAGCCTAGCTGGAGCCTAGATAGGGAGTTGCTTCGCCTATCCTTACCAGCGGCAGGAGAGCGTCTCATGATGCGGGCAGGCGATGTCGTCATTATCGCCCTTGTCGTACGCTTTGGAACGCAGGCTGTCGCAGGGAATGCGATTGGCGAGGTACTCACCCAGTTCAATTATATGCCAGCATTTGGGATTGCAACAGCGACCGTCCTCTTGGTAGCACGTAGCTTGGGTCAGGGAAATAGAGAGGAAATTAGCCAGATAGCAAGGAAAAGCTATTGGTTAACCCTTGGTTTCATGCTGCCATTGGCGCTTTTGATTTACGCTTTTGGAACTCCCTTAACGCAGTTGTATACACAGGATAAGGAAGCAGTCGCTGCCAGTCTCTTGGTTATCCTCTTCTCGCTTTTAGGGACGCCATTTACAATAGGAACTGTCATCTACACGGCGGTATGGCAGGGCTTAGGCAATGGCAAACTTCCTTTTTACGCGACAACGATTGGTATGTGGGGAATTCGAATTGGCACAGGCTACCTGCTTGGCGTGACCTTGGGTCTTGGCTTACCCGGTATCTGGGCTGGAACGCTTTTAGACAATGCCTTTCGCTGGCTATTTTTGGGACTGCTTTATAAAAAAAGAATAGGAGCGTAA
- the thrC gene encoding threonine synthase, producing MTLVYQSTRDSHNTVTASQAILQGLATDGGLFTPLTYPKVELDFERLKDLSYQEVAKVILGAFLDDFTEAELDYCITNAYDSKFDDQHIAPLVKLDGQYNLELFHGSTIAFKDMALSILPYLMTTAAKKHGLENKIVILTATSGDTGKAAMAGFANVPGTEIIVFYPKDGVSKVQELQMTTQTGNNTHVVAIDGNFDDAQTNVKEMFNDETLRAKLAEQKMQFSSANSMNIGRLVPQIVYYVYAYAQLVKAGEIVAGQEVNFTVPTGNFGNILAAFYAKQIGLPVGKLICASNENNVLTDFFKTKVYDKKRAFKVTTSPSMDILVSSNLERLVFHLLGNDAAKTAQLMTALSREGQYQLDPVDPEILDLFAAEWATEEETAQEIKRVYDMSRYIEDPHTAVASSVYQKYAIASQDSRKTVIASTASPYKFPVVAVEAITGETGLSDFEALATLQSLSGVALPPAVDGLETAPVRHKTVVAAADMQREVERYLGV from the coding sequence ATGACATTAGTATATCAATCAACACGAGATAGCCACAATACCGTAACCGCCAGTCAGGCTATTTTGCAAGGTTTGGCAACAGATGGAGGCCTCTTTACCCCGCTGACCTATCCTAAAGTAGAATTGGACTTTGAACGTTTGAAAGACCTGTCTTATCAGGAAGTAGCAAAGGTCATTTTAGGAGCATTCCTGGATGATTTTACGGAAGCTGAATTAGATTATTGCATTACCAATGCCTATGACAGCAAGTTTGATGATCAGCACATTGCACCCTTGGTAAAGCTAGATGGACAATACAATCTCGAGTTATTCCACGGCTCAACGATTGCCTTTAAGGATATGGCCTTGTCTATCTTGCCTTACTTGATGACAACAGCAGCTAAAAAGCATGGATTGGAAAATAAAATCGTCATTTTAACAGCAACTTCTGGCGATACTGGAAAGGCTGCGATGGCTGGTTTTGCGAATGTTCCAGGGACTGAAATTATTGTCTTTTATCCCAAAGATGGTGTCAGCAAAGTTCAAGAATTGCAAATGACCACTCAAACAGGCAACAATACCCATGTGGTTGCTATTGACGGAAACTTTGACGATGCACAGACCAATGTCAAGGAAATGTTTAACGATGAAACCTTGCGTGCGAAATTAGCAGAACAGAAGATGCAATTTTCATCTGCTAATTCAATGAATATTGGTCGCCTTGTGCCACAGATTGTTTACTATGTCTATGCCTATGCGCAATTGGTTAAGGCAGGTGAAATTGTAGCAGGACAGGAAGTCAATTTCACAGTTCCAACAGGCAATTTTGGGAATATTCTTGCGGCTTTTTATGCCAAACAAATTGGCTTACCAGTTGGAAAATTGATTTGTGCTTCGAATGAAAACAACGTCTTGACCGACTTTTTTAAGACCAAGGTGTATGATAAGAAACGTGCCTTTAAGGTAACAACCAGTCCGTCCATGGACATCCTTGTTTCATCAAACTTGGAACGCCTGGTTTTCCACCTGTTAGGAAATGATGCGGCAAAAACAGCTCAATTGATGACAGCCTTATCAAGAGAGGGTCAGTACCAATTAGACCCAGTAGATCCAGAGATATTGGACCTCTTTGCAGCAGAATGGGCGACGGAAGAAGAGACCGCTCAAGAAATTAAGCGTGTGTATGATATGTCTCGCTACATCGAAGATCCGCATACAGCAGTTGCTTCTAGCGTCTACCAAAAATATGCCATAGCCAGTCAAGACAGCAGAAAAACAGTGATTGCTTCAACGGCTAGTCCTTATAAATTCCCCGTTGTTGCAGTGGAAGCCATCACAGGAGAAACAGGCTTGAGTGATTTTGAGGCTCTTGCAACTTTACAGAGTTTATCAGGAGTGGCTCTTCCACCAGCAGTAGACGGTTTAGAAACAGCCCCTGTTCGCCATAAGACAGTTGTTGCAGCAGCTGATATGCAAAGAGAAGTTGAGCGCTACCTAGGAGTTTAG
- a CDS encoding helix-turn-helix domain-containing protein, giving the protein MEHKLELGQNIRKYRIMRGLTQEKLAEYSDLSVNFISKMERMEKQNISIDKLSSIAEVLKVTIADLISLTEPKQPKYGPNMQLLIKQLEQLDTDKAERYSQIFVRILDEADC; this is encoded by the coding sequence ATGGAACATAAATTAGAACTAGGGCAAAACATTCGTAAATATAGAATTATGCGGGGGTTGACCCAGGAAAAATTAGCAGAATATAGTGACCTTTCTGTGAATTTTATCTCCAAAATGGAGAGGATGGAAAAACAAAATATCAGTATTGACAAACTATCCTCTATTGCGGAAGTATTGAAGGTGACCATTGCTGATTTGATTTCCCTGACAGAACCTAAGCAGCCTAAATATGGACCCAATATGCAGTTATTGATCAAGCAATTGGAGCAGTTAGATACAGATAAGGCAGAACGGTATAGTCAGATTTTTGTTAGAATTTTAGATGAAGCGGATTGTTAA
- a CDS encoding DUF4230 domain-containing protein, giving the protein MKLFSGMFQKAGAKIIYLFVLIALIVGGWLFMTRNANQTKINSTVVSAKLEAAKELTTAKYIYTDVEEYNNTQKLFGTLDIPFLTSKHLMISFNGIIHAGIDLKDIKVDAHGKNIAIQLPKPKILSHELDEESIKYYDQSSGLFNPITIEDSTKAKKELKENIEEKAIENGLLTEATESAKKSITELLTFDDTIKQEYTITFP; this is encoded by the coding sequence ATGAAATTATTCAGCGGCATGTTCCAAAAAGCAGGAGCTAAAATCATCTATCTATTCGTTCTGATTGCATTAATTGTTGGAGGATGGCTTTTCATGACTCGAAATGCCAATCAAACAAAAATCAATTCGACTGTCGTATCTGCCAAATTAGAGGCTGCCAAAGAACTTACGACTGCCAAATATATCTATACAGATGTTGAAGAATACAATAATACTCAAAAACTATTCGGTACTCTCGACATCCCATTTTTAACCTCAAAACACCTCATGATTAGTTTTAACGGCATTATCCATGCAGGAATTGATTTGAAGGATATTAAGGTGGATGCACACGGGAAAAACATTGCAATTCAGCTACCGAAACCCAAAATTCTCTCTCATGAACTAGATGAAGAGTCTATCAAATACTATGACCAGTCTTCAGGACTCTTTAATCCCATTACGATTGAGGATTCTACCAAAGCAAAAAAAGAATTGAAAGAAAACATTGAAGAAAAAGCTATCGAGAATGGACTGTTAACAGAAGCGACCGAATCTGCCAAGAAGAGTATTACCGAACTGCTAACATTCGATGATACGATTAAACAAGAATACACTATTACATTCCCATAA